In one window of Gudongella oleilytica DNA:
- a CDS encoding ketopantoate reductase family protein produces MEITRVSIVGMGSLGLIFGSFLYDKLGSDYVEFIIDKERAQITDYGHRIINGKSYDFKVVSGEGVSKSQLIIFAVKSTSLESAIETVRKSVDESTTIISLMNGISSEKILGEAFGMDKILFATAEGMDPIRTERSLNYINMGYVFIGTDKEDENKRNRLNDLIRLFERTEFPYKVEKDVMHRLWSKFMLNVGVNQVIMMHEGTFETIQKEGPERDMMIKAMREVIALAEKEGIRVSEKDLEFYVGLVDSLNPRGMPSMRYDGLHRIKSEVEMFAGTVIEYGRKHNVPTPINQKIYDTIKLIESKY; encoded by the coding sequence ATGGAAATAACAAGGGTTTCAATAGTTGGGATGGGTTCACTTGGCCTCATCTTCGGTAGCTTTCTTTATGATAAGCTAGGCAGTGACTATGTTGAATTTATTATTGATAAAGAAAGAGCCCAAATTACAGATTATGGGCACAGAATCATAAATGGCAAGAGTTACGACTTCAAAGTGGTTTCTGGAGAAGGTGTTAGCAAGTCTCAATTGATCATATTTGCAGTAAAGTCAACTAGCCTGGAAAGTGCCATTGAAACAGTTAGAAAAAGTGTTGATGAATCTACAACTATAATTTCTCTTATGAATGGAATATCAAGTGAGAAGATTTTAGGTGAGGCTTTTGGTATGGATAAAATCTTATTTGCGACTGCTGAAGGGATGGATCCCATTAGAACTGAAAGATCTCTAAATTACATCAATATGGGTTATGTATTCATAGGAACCGATAAAGAGGATGAAAATAAGAGGAATAGATTGAATGACCTCATAAGACTTTTCGAAAGAACAGAATTCCCGTATAAAGTCGAAAAGGATGTGATGCACAGACTATGGAGTAAATTTATGCTGAATGTAGGTGTTAATCAAGTAATCATGATGCATGAAGGAACCTTTGAGACAATACAAAAAGAAGGACCGGAAAGAGATATGATGATCAAAGCTATGAGAGAAGTAATAGCTCTTGCCGAGAAGGAAGGCATTAGGGTCAGTGAAAAGGATCTCGAGTTCTATGTTGGTCTTGTTGACTCTCTAAACCCCAGGGGGATGCCCTCCATGAGATATGATGGCCTTCACAGGATAAAATCTGAAGTGGAAATGTTTGCCGGAACTGTTATCGAATATGGAAGAAAGCATAATGTTCCCACTCCCATAAATCAAAAAATCTATGATACCATAAAATTAATAGAATCAAAATACTAA
- a CDS encoding O-acetyl-ADP-ribose deacetylase has translation MVLNNVRVKIKLGDITEEKTDAIVNAANNTLLGGGGVDGAIHRRGGPTILEQCKKHSGCPTGEARITTAGNLPCRYVIHTVGPVYGNNPYLDKRLLYNAYFNSLKLADEYGIKTIAFPSISTGAYGYPIDEAVEIAFEALIDFSKISSSIEEVTFVLFSHENYGVYEKFIRKIH, from the coding sequence ATGGTGCTAAATAATGTACGTGTCAAAATCAAGCTTGGCGATATTACTGAGGAGAAAACCGATGCAATAGTTAATGCAGCTAACAACACACTTTTAGGAGGCGGAGGTGTAGATGGTGCTATCCATAGACGAGGTGGACCAACTATTCTCGAGCAATGCAAAAAGCATTCGGGTTGTCCTACAGGTGAAGCTCGCATTACCACTGCTGGAAATCTGCCCTGCAGATATGTCATACATACCGTAGGCCCAGTTTATGGCAACAATCCCTATTTAGATAAGAGGCTTCTATATAATGCTTATTTCAATTCATTAAAATTGGCTGATGAATACGGAATAAAAACAATTGCATTCCCATCAATTTCAACTGGGGCGTATGGATATCCAATTGATGAAGCTGTTGAGATTGCATTTGAAGCATTGATAGATTTTTCAAAGATTTCTTCTTCCATTGAGGAAGTAACATTTGTGCTGTTCAGCCATGAAAATTATGGCGTTTATGAGAAGTTCATCAGAAAAATACACTGA
- a CDS encoding zinc dependent phospholipase C family protein — MFEIFADTHRIIASQVYEDIYKIYDFKLNKDKLLWGSVAPDIVPKYKLIRHYQDESLNYIALEIMKIIFISRFVDLRKIKDPIAVNILSKSIGIISHYLSDYVCLPHARRWTFADSMIKHVRYESKLNDFASSHSFKKNVITVDDLNFSDESLLNMRIAIKNYIMDVVDEYSLKTGMKNDLDFAVSINLKITYFILDAIQNYSEDIYRAFALEF; from the coding sequence GTGTTTGAAATATTCGCTGATACTCATAGAATCATTGCCTCCCAGGTATATGAAGATATATATAAAATTTATGATTTCAAACTTAATAAGGATAAGCTTTTATGGGGCTCAGTAGCACCTGATATTGTCCCAAAATACAAGCTGATAAGGCATTATCAGGACGAAAGTCTCAACTATATAGCTTTAGAAATTATGAAGATAATTTTTATTAGCCGTTTTGTGGATCTAAGAAAGATAAAGGATCCAATTGCAGTAAATATCCTTAGTAAAAGCATTGGGATAATATCGCATTACTTATCCGATTATGTTTGCTTGCCACACGCAAGGAGATGGACTTTTGCGGACTCAATGATCAAACACGTGAGATATGAATCTAAGCTCAATGATTTTGCATCCAGTCATAGCTTTAAAAAGAATGTCATTACTGTAGATGACTTGAATTTTAGTGACGAGAGCCTTCTAAACATGAGAATAGCCATTAAAAATTATATTATGGATGTAGTCGACGAATATTCACTTAAGACTGGTATGAAGAACGATCTTGATTTTGCGGTTTCAATAAATCTTAAAATCACCTATTTCATTCTGGATGCGATACAAAACTATTCTGAGGACATTTATAGAGCTTTTGCTTTAGAGTTTTAA
- a CDS encoding Na+/H+ antiporter NhaC family protein: MLIFVIYAFIKGNNPKRIGSMILNGVKSAKTILIVFGLIGILTALWRAGGTIPFLIYHSIRFIRPDFFVLYAFILCSMVSILTGTSFGTASTMGVVCMSIGLALGIDPFLTGGAILSGVFFGDRCSAISSSALLVSELTQTNLFINIKNMLKTTMVPLLITMIVYAVTGHINSTTVVSSESVFIYSDSFNLYWWVSIPAALVILLSLFKFKVKRTLIISIIASVFVCIYAQKISVPEIISIAIMGYEAENPTLGPIINGGGLVSMVRSASIVGISSSYFGIFRNTEILLEIKRWIRNLSLRTTSFFAIFLSSILMSAVSCNQTLATMLTFELNDDLVPDRYKLAIYLENTVIVIAPLIPWSIAGAFPLTTVGAPASSILYAVYLYILPLYGLLTERDKPNS; encoded by the coding sequence TTGCTTATTTTTGTAATATACGCATTTATTAAAGGAAACAACCCTAAAAGGATCGGCTCAATGATTCTTAATGGAGTAAAGAGCGCCAAGACAATACTCATTGTCTTTGGTTTGATAGGTATCTTGACGGCGCTTTGGAGAGCAGGAGGTACTATTCCCTTTCTAATCTACCATTCTATAAGATTCATACGGCCGGATTTTTTTGTTTTGTATGCCTTTATTTTATGTTCAATGGTTTCTATTCTAACAGGTACATCCTTCGGTACAGCCAGCACAATGGGAGTTGTGTGTATGTCTATAGGGCTTGCACTTGGAATAGATCCATTCTTAACTGGTGGCGCCATACTCTCAGGAGTATTTTTCGGTGACAGATGTTCTGCTATTTCCTCAAGTGCACTACTGGTTAGCGAGCTTACGCAAACGAACCTTTTCATCAACATAAAGAATATGCTGAAAACAACTATGGTTCCATTACTTATTACAATGATAGTCTATGCTGTCACAGGTCACATAAACTCAACCACGGTCGTTTCGTCAGAATCAGTCTTCATATATAGCGACAGCTTTAACCTATATTGGTGGGTCTCCATACCTGCAGCTCTCGTAATACTATTATCTCTATTTAAGTTCAAGGTTAAGCGAACTTTGATCATAAGCATTATCGCTAGTGTTTTTGTTTGTATTTATGCCCAAAAAATCTCCGTACCAGAAATAATATCCATAGCAATAATGGGATATGAGGCTGAGAATCCAACACTTGGTCCTATAATAAATGGAGGTGGATTAGTTTCCATGGTGAGATCAGCTTCCATTGTTGGCATTTCCTCTTCATACTTTGGTATATTCAGAAACACGGAAATTCTTTTGGAAATAAAAAGATGGATCAGGAACCTGTCACTTCGCACCACAAGTTTCTTTGCCATCTTTCTTTCATCAATTTTAATGAGTGCTGTTAGCTGTAATCAAACCCTTGCTACAATGCTGACTTTCGAACTGAATGATGACCTTGTACCAGACAGATACAAGTTAGCCATCTACCTTGAGAATACAGTCATTGTTATTGCCCCGCTTATTCCCTGGAGTATTGCTGGTGCCTTCCCTCTAACAACGGTTGGAGCTCCTGCTTCGAGTATTCTTTATGCGGTATATCTCTATATATTGCCTTTATACGGATTGTTGACTGAAAGAGACAAACCTAATTCTTAG